Proteins from a genomic interval of Oharaeibacter diazotrophicus:
- the urtC gene encoding urea ABC transporter permease subunit UrtC produces MITGFLLNGFDTRARVVVALLVAVALLVPASNLLLPPDNPFHVPTYALTLFGKYLTYALLALSVDLVWGFCGILSLGHGAFFAIGGYAMGMYLMRQIGTRGVYADPILPDFMVFLNWKELPWFWHGFDMAWFAFAMVLLAPGLLAFVFGWFAFRSRVTGVYLSIITQAMTYALLLAFFRNDMGFGGNNGLTDFKDILGFPVQADGTRSALFAASALFLAAFFWLASAITRSKLGKVLVAVRDAESRTRFIGYRVEHYKLFVWTLSAMMAGVAGALYVPQVGIINPSEFEPGNSIEAVIWVAVGGRGTLVGPIVGAIAVNFGKTWFTGVLPEVWLFALGALFVVVTLFLPKGIVGWVQARFAARRPAAPPAALTPKPAE; encoded by the coding sequence ATGATCACCGGCTTTCTCCTGAACGGGTTCGACACCCGGGCGCGCGTGGTCGTCGCCCTGCTGGTCGCGGTCGCGCTGCTCGTCCCGGCGAGCAACCTCCTGCTCCCGCCCGACAATCCGTTCCACGTGCCGACCTACGCCCTGACGCTGTTCGGCAAGTATCTCACCTATGCGCTGCTGGCGCTGTCGGTGGACCTCGTCTGGGGCTTCTGCGGCATCCTCTCGCTCGGCCACGGCGCCTTCTTCGCCATCGGCGGCTACGCCATGGGCATGTACCTGATGCGCCAGATCGGCACCCGCGGCGTCTACGCCGACCCGATCCTGCCCGACTTCATGGTGTTCCTGAACTGGAAGGAACTGCCCTGGTTCTGGCACGGCTTCGACATGGCGTGGTTCGCTTTCGCCATGGTGCTGCTGGCGCCCGGCCTGCTCGCCTTCGTGTTCGGCTGGTTCGCCTTCCGCTCCCGCGTCACCGGCGTCTACCTGTCGATCATCACCCAGGCGATGACCTACGCGCTGCTGCTCGCCTTCTTCCGCAACGACATGGGCTTCGGCGGCAACAACGGCCTGACCGACTTCAAGGACATCCTCGGCTTCCCCGTCCAGGCCGACGGCACGCGCTCGGCGCTGTTCGCCGCCTCGGCGCTGTTCCTCGCCGCCTTCTTCTGGCTCGCCTCGGCGATCACCCGGTCCAAGCTCGGCAAGGTGCTGGTCGCCGTGCGCGACGCGGAGAGCCGCACCCGCTTCATCGGCTACCGGGTCGAGCACTACAAGCTGTTCGTCTGGACGCTGTCGGCGATGATGGCCGGTGTCGCCGGCGCGCTCTACGTGCCGCAGGTCGGCATCATCAACCCCTCTGAGTTCGAGCCGGGCAACTCGATCGAGGCGGTGATCTGGGTCGCCGTCGGCGGCCGCGGCACCCTGGTCGGGCCGATCGTCGGCGCGATCGCGGTCAACTTCGGCAAGACCTGGTTCACCGGCGTGCTGCCCGAGGTCTGGCTGTTCGCCCTCGGCGCCCTGTTCGTCGTCGTCACGCTGTTCCTGCCGAAGGGCATCGTCGGCTGGGTGCAGGCGCGGTTCGCGGCCCGCCGCCCGGCCGCCCCGCCGGCGGCGCTGACGCCGAAGCCGGCCGAGTGA
- the urtD gene encoding urea ABC transporter ATP-binding protein UrtD: MSDKSEGTLLYLDGVSKSFDGFKAINGLSLVLEPGEMRAIIGPNGAGKTTMMDIITGKTKPDVGDVLFEGSVDLTAMDEASIANLGIGRKFQKPTVFESHTIEDNIALALKAKRGPWATLFHRRTAAEAARIDELLAITRLADKRHMLAARLSHGQKQWLEIGMLLAQEPRLLLVDEPAAGMTDAETAETAILLKEIAKTQSVVVVEHDMTFVRDLGVKVTVLHEGSVLAEGSLDAVSSNPKVVEVYLGR; the protein is encoded by the coding sequence ATGAGCGACAAGTCCGAGGGCACGCTGCTCTACCTCGACGGCGTCTCCAAGAGCTTCGACGGCTTCAAGGCGATCAACGGCCTGTCGCTGGTGCTGGAGCCCGGCGAGATGCGCGCCATCATCGGCCCGAACGGGGCCGGCAAGACCACGATGATGGACATCATCACCGGCAAGACCAAGCCCGACGTCGGCGACGTGCTGTTCGAGGGCTCGGTCGACCTGACCGCCATGGACGAGGCCTCGATCGCCAATCTCGGCATCGGCCGCAAGTTCCAGAAGCCGACGGTGTTCGAGAGCCACACCATCGAGGACAACATCGCGCTCGCCCTCAAGGCCAAGCGCGGGCCTTGGGCGACGCTGTTCCACCGCCGCACCGCCGCCGAGGCGGCGCGGATCGACGAACTGCTCGCGATCACGCGCCTCGCCGACAAGCGCCACATGCTCGCCGCCCGGCTCAGCCACGGCCAGAAGCAGTGGCTCGAGATCGGCATGCTGCTCGCGCAGGAGCCGCGCCTCCTCCTCGTCGACGAACCCGCCGCCGGCATGACCGACGCCGAGACCGCCGAGACCGCCATCCTGCTCAAGGAGATCGCCAAGACGCAGTCGGTGGTCGTGGTCGAGCACGACATGACCTTCGTCCGCGACCTCGGTGTCAAGGTCACCGTCTTGCACGAGGGCTCGGTGCTGGCTGAAGGGTCGCTCGACGCGGTGTCGAGCAATCCGAAGGTGGTGGAGGTCTACCTGGGGCGGTGA
- the urtE gene encoding urea ABC transporter ATP-binding subunit UrtE, whose product MLNVETVDLHYGAAQALRGVSLTAEAGQVTCVMGRNGVGKTSLMRAIVGLQSISGGKILWEGADVAKLTPHDRARRGIAIVPQGREIFPLLTVEENLRTGFAPLARRDRTIPDTVFELFPVLKDMLKRRGGDLSGGQQQQLAIGRALVTRPRLLVLDEPTEGIQPSIIKDIGRAISYLRDQGSMAIVLVEQYFDFAKELADRFIVMDRGEVVIAGTRETLDEDEVRARITV is encoded by the coding sequence ATGCTGAACGTCGAAACCGTCGATCTCCACTACGGCGCCGCCCAGGCGCTGCGCGGCGTGTCGCTCACCGCCGAGGCCGGTCAGGTCACCTGCGTGATGGGGCGCAACGGCGTCGGCAAGACCAGCCTGATGCGCGCCATCGTCGGGCTGCAGTCGATCTCCGGCGGCAAGATCCTGTGGGAGGGCGCGGACGTCGCCAAGCTCACCCCGCACGACCGCGCCCGCCGCGGCATCGCCATCGTGCCGCAGGGCCGCGAGATCTTCCCGCTGCTCACCGTCGAGGAGAACCTGCGCACCGGCTTCGCGCCGCTGGCCCGGCGCGACCGCACCATCCCGGACACCGTGTTCGAGTTGTTCCCGGTGCTGAAGGACATGCTGAAGCGCCGCGGCGGCGACCTCTCCGGCGGCCAGCAGCAGCAGCTCGCCATCGGCCGCGCCCTCGTCACCCGGCCACGCCTCCTGGTGCTCGACGAGCCGACCGAGGGCATCCAGCCGTCGATCATCAAGGACATCGGCCGCGCGATCTCCTATCTGCGCGACCAGGGCTCGATGGCGATCGTGCTGGTCGAGCAGTATTTCGACTTCGCCAAGGAACTCGCCGACCGCTTCATCGTCATGGACCGCGGCGAGGTGGTGATCGCCGGCACGCGCGAGACGCTCGACGAGGACGAGGTGCGCGCGCGGATCACGGTGTGA
- the hrpB gene encoding ATP-dependent helicase HrpB, which yields MAPAPLPIDAVLPDLLAALAAGPRAVLVAPPGAGKTTRVPLALLGAPWRGDGRIVLLEPRRLAARAAAARMAEALGEAVGDTVGYRVRMDAKVSRRTRIEVVTEGVFTRMIGDDPGLDGVAAVLFDEFHERSLDADLGLALALDAAGALREDLRLVVMSATLDGARVAALLGDAPVIASAGRAFPVETRHVARDPLKRFEDQVADVVVEALRTDPGSALVFLPGQAEIARLAERLRPRVGADVDVDPLYGALPPAAQDRAIRPAPTGRRKVVLATAIAETSLTIEGVRIVVDGGLSRVPRFEPDTGLTRLETVRVSRAAADQRRGRAGRTEPGVCWRLWSEPQTAALEPFARPEMLEADLSGLALDLAGWGVADPGALAFLDPPPKPAWDEAVRLLARLDAVDGDGRITAAGRALRRLPLHPRLAHMVGEAAAEGEARLAAEVAVVVGEPGLGGDGTDLSERIRRLRADRSPRAEDARRLAERWARLAGGDQGSGDPDDVGRHLARAYPDRVAQARGARGAFRLANGRGGILEEHDRLAREAFLVVADLTGPAERAKIRLAAALAREDLEALFGHRIETAVEVGYDRSARAVRARRTRRLDALVLAEEPVAVPDGPAAVAALVEGVRLAGVDRLGWSKEQRALRGRVTFLARTIGEPWPDLSDAALAASLDDWLAPVASGVTRLDDVDAALLAVALDRLVPYALRAELDRLLPSHYEAPTGSRVPIDYDAEGGPAIEIRVQELFGLKAHPAVAGGRVPLTLVLTSPAHRPIQTTRDLPGFWAGSWRDVAKDLKGRYPRHPWPDDPANAEATRRAKPRGT from the coding sequence ATGGCCCCCGCTCCCCTCCCGATCGACGCCGTCCTGCCCGACCTCCTCGCCGCGCTGGCGGCCGGCCCGCGTGCCGTGCTGGTCGCCCCGCCCGGCGCGGGCAAGACCACCCGCGTGCCGCTCGCCCTCCTCGGCGCGCCCTGGCGCGGCGACGGCCGGATCGTGCTGCTCGAGCCGCGTCGGCTCGCCGCCCGCGCCGCCGCCGCCCGCATGGCCGAGGCGCTCGGCGAGGCGGTCGGCGACACCGTCGGCTACCGCGTCCGCATGGACGCCAAGGTGTCCCGGCGGACCCGGATCGAGGTGGTGACCGAGGGCGTGTTCACCCGGATGATCGGCGACGATCCCGGCCTCGACGGCGTCGCCGCCGTGTTGTTCGACGAGTTCCACGAGCGCTCGCTCGACGCCGACCTCGGCCTCGCGCTCGCCCTCGACGCCGCCGGCGCGCTGCGCGAGGACCTCCGCCTCGTCGTGATGTCGGCGACGCTCGACGGCGCCCGCGTCGCCGCCCTGCTCGGCGACGCCCCCGTGATCGCCAGCGCGGGCCGCGCCTTCCCCGTCGAGACCCGCCACGTGGCGCGCGATCCCCTGAAGCGCTTCGAGGATCAGGTCGCCGACGTCGTCGTCGAGGCGCTGCGGACCGATCCAGGCTCGGCGCTGGTGTTCCTGCCCGGGCAGGCCGAGATCGCCCGTCTCGCCGAGCGGCTGCGCCCGCGCGTCGGCGCGGACGTCGACGTCGACCCGCTCTACGGCGCCCTGCCGCCGGCGGCGCAGGACCGGGCGATCCGCCCGGCCCCCACCGGCCGGCGCAAGGTGGTGCTGGCGACCGCGATCGCGGAGACCTCGCTGACCATCGAGGGCGTGCGCATCGTCGTCGACGGCGGCCTCTCGCGGGTGCCGCGTTTCGAGCCGGACACCGGCCTGACCCGGCTCGAGACCGTGCGCGTCTCGCGCGCCGCCGCCGACCAACGCCGCGGCCGCGCCGGCCGCACCGAGCCGGGCGTGTGCTGGCGGCTGTGGTCGGAGCCTCAGACCGCGGCGCTGGAGCCCTTCGCCCGCCCGGAGATGCTGGAGGCCGATCTTTCCGGCCTCGCGCTCGACCTCGCCGGCTGGGGCGTCGCCGATCCCGGCGCCCTCGCCTTCCTCGATCCGCCGCCGAAGCCGGCCTGGGACGAGGCGGTGCGCCTGCTCGCCCGGCTCGACGCCGTCGACGGCGACGGCCGCATCACCGCCGCCGGACGGGCGCTGCGCCGGCTGCCGCTGCATCCGCGGCTCGCCCACATGGTCGGCGAGGCCGCCGCCGAGGGCGAGGCCCGGCTCGCCGCCGAAGTCGCGGTGGTGGTCGGCGAGCCCGGTCTCGGCGGCGACGGCACCGACCTTTCCGAGCGGATCCGGCGCCTGCGCGCCGACCGCTCGCCGCGGGCCGAGGACGCCCGCCGGCTCGCCGAGCGCTGGGCCCGGCTCGCCGGCGGCGACCAGGGGAGCGGCGATCCCGACGACGTCGGCCGCCACCTCGCCCGCGCCTATCCGGACCGGGTCGCGCAGGCGCGTGGCGCCCGCGGCGCGTTCCGCCTCGCCAACGGCCGCGGCGGCATCCTCGAGGAGCACGACCGCCTCGCCCGCGAGGCCTTCCTGGTGGTCGCCGACCTCACCGGCCCGGCCGAGCGCGCGAAGATCCGCCTCGCCGCCGCGCTCGCCCGCGAGGATCTGGAGGCCCTGTTCGGCCACCGGATCGAGACGGCGGTGGAGGTCGGCTACGACCGTTCCGCCCGCGCGGTGCGCGCCCGCCGCACGCGCCGGCTCGACGCGCTGGTGCTGGCCGAGGAACCGGTGGCGGTGCCGGACGGCCCGGCCGCCGTCGCGGCGCTGGTGGAGGGCGTGCGCCTCGCCGGCGTCGACCGGCTCGGCTGGTCGAAGGAGCAGCGTGCGCTGCGCGGCCGCGTCACCTTCCTCGCCCGCACCATCGGCGAGCCCTGGCCCGACCTCTCCGACGCGGCGCTGGCCGCCTCGCTCGACGACTGGCTGGCGCCGGTAGCATCTGGGGTGACGAGGCTCGACGACGTCGACGCCGCCCTTCTCGCCGTCGCGCTCGACCGGCTGGTGCCCTATGCCCTGCGCGCCGAGCTCGACCGGCTGCTGCCCTCGCACTACGAAGCGCCGACCGGCTCGCGGGTGCCGATCGACTACGACGCCGAGGGCGGGCCGGCGATCGAGATCCGGGTGCAGGAGCTGTTCGGCCTCAAGGCCCACCCCGCCGTCGCCGGCGGTCGGGTGCCGCTGACGCTGGTGCTGACCTCGCCGGCGCACCGCCCGATCCAGACCACCCGCGACCTCCCCGGCTTCTGGGCCGGCTCATGGCGCGACGTCGCCAAGGACCTCAAGGGCCGCTACCCCCGCCACCCCTGGCCCGACGATCCCGCGAACGCCGAGGCGACCCGGCGGGCGAAGCCGCGGGGGACGTGA
- a CDS encoding tetratricopeptide repeat protein: MMQQRARLLRLAVATAGALWLAGCQSSGPITTHGGVSVTGSVNMTDQQVQAAVQSWGRQYDAAPKDRLTILNYAAALRLNGQSEQAVAVLRKGVIAYPKDREMLSAYGKALAASGKFDQALGVIQSAQHADRPDWKLYSAEGAILDQMGRTVEARDRYAKALAIAPGEPTILNNMALSHLLVGELKPAEQLLRQAATQPNASSRVRQNLALVLGLQGRFPEAEAVARQEMDPAQADQNVAYLKSMLSQANTWQQLKSGDGKKAAG, encoded by the coding sequence ATGATGCAGCAGCGCGCGCGCCTCCTCCGTCTCGCCGTCGCCACCGCCGGCGCGCTCTGGCTCGCCGGGTGCCAGTCGAGCGGCCCGATCACCACCCACGGCGGCGTCTCGGTGACCGGCTCGGTCAACATGACCGACCAGCAGGTGCAGGCGGCGGTGCAGAGCTGGGGCCGGCAGTACGACGCCGCGCCGAAGGACCGCCTGACCATCCTCAACTACGCCGCCGCCCTCCGCCTCAACGGCCAGAGCGAGCAGGCCGTGGCCGTGCTGCGCAAGGGCGTGATCGCCTATCCGAAGGACCGCGAGATGCTCTCGGCCTACGGCAAGGCGCTCGCCGCCTCCGGCAAGTTCGATCAGGCGCTCGGCGTGATCCAGAGCGCCCAGCACGCCGACCGGCCCGACTGGAAGCTCTATTCCGCCGAGGGCGCGATCCTCGACCAGATGGGCCGCACCGTCGAGGCGCGCGACCGCTACGCCAAGGCGCTGGCGATCGCGCCGGGCGAGCCGACCATCCTCAACAACATGGCGTTGAGCCACCTGCTCGTCGGCGAACTGAAGCCGGCCGAACAGCTGCTGCGACAGGCCGCCACGCAGCCGAACGCGTCGAGCCGGGTGCGCCAGAACCTCGCCCTGGTGCTCGGCCTGCAGGGCCGGTTCCCCGAGGCCGAGGCGGTCGCCCGCCAGGAGATGGACCCGGCGCAGGCCGACCAGAACGTCGCCTATCTCAAGTCCATGCTGAGCCAGGCCAACACGTGGCAGCAGCTGAAGTCCGGCGACGGCAAGAAGGCGGCCGGCTGA
- a CDS encoding leucyl aminopeptidase family protein, whose translation MLACFLPPDTTEAAVPVHAIAAADLAGTLDALGPAARAWAGVAGFEAKAGTHLLLPDEDGRLAGVLFGLGKPDGARTDMLLGKLAGVLPPGAYRLATFEGDLDLALTAFALGAYRFERYVAPKETWPRLVLPSEADVLAILRTAAAVHGVRDLVNTPANDLGTAELAAAVHALAAAHGAEIEEIVGDHLLAANYPLVHAVGAASARPPRLVTFTWGDPAAPKVTLVGKGVVFDTGGLNIKPDASMLLMKKDMGGAANVLGLARMVMEAGLSVRLRVVVPIVENSISGNAFRPGDVYRSRKGLTVEIGNTDAEGRLILADALAFADEEAPEVLVDMATLTGAARVALGPDLPPVYTRDDDFAAELAAASAAVADPCWRLPLWPPYDDMLKSKIADVNHISGGSYAGSITAALFLGRFVEKARTWLHADIFAWTPSAKPASPEGGEAQVIRALYAVLAARYGRR comes from the coding sequence GTGCTCGCCTGCTTCCTCCCGCCCGACACCACCGAGGCCGCCGTTCCCGTCCACGCGATCGCCGCCGCCGACCTCGCCGGCACGCTGGACGCGCTCGGGCCGGCGGCGAGGGCCTGGGCCGGGGTCGCTGGCTTCGAGGCGAAGGCCGGCACCCACCTGTTGCTGCCGGACGAGGACGGCCGGCTCGCCGGCGTGCTGTTCGGGCTCGGCAAACCCGACGGCGCCCGCACCGACATGCTGCTCGGCAAGCTCGCCGGCGTGCTGCCCCCCGGCGCCTACCGGCTCGCCACCTTCGAGGGCGACCTCGACCTCGCGCTCACCGCCTTCGCCCTCGGCGCGTACCGCTTCGAGCGCTACGTGGCGCCGAAGGAGACCTGGCCGCGCCTCGTGCTGCCGTCCGAGGCCGACGTCCTGGCGATCCTGCGCACCGCCGCCGCCGTCCACGGCGTGCGCGACCTCGTCAACACCCCCGCCAACGACCTCGGCACCGCCGAACTCGCCGCCGCGGTCCACGCCCTCGCCGCCGCGCACGGCGCCGAGATCGAGGAGATCGTCGGGGACCATCTGCTCGCCGCCAACTATCCGCTGGTGCACGCCGTCGGCGCGGCCTCGGCGCGGCCGCCGCGGCTCGTCACCTTCACCTGGGGCGATCCGGCCGCGCCGAAGGTGACGCTGGTCGGCAAGGGCGTCGTGTTCGACACCGGCGGCCTCAACATCAAGCCCGACGCCTCCATGCTCCTGATGAAGAAGGACATGGGCGGCGCCGCCAACGTGCTCGGCCTCGCCCGCATGGTGATGGAGGCGGGCCTCTCCGTGCGCCTGCGCGTCGTCGTGCCGATCGTGGAGAATTCCATTTCCGGCAACGCCTTCCGACCGGGAGACGTCTATCGCAGTCGCAAGGGCCTGACGGTCGAGATCGGCAACACCGACGCCGAGGGCCGGCTGATCCTCGCCGACGCGCTCGCCTTCGCCGACGAGGAGGCGCCGGAGGTGCTGGTCGACATGGCGACGCTGACCGGCGCCGCCCGCGTCGCCCTCGGGCCCGACCTGCCGCCGGTCTACACCCGCGACGACGATTTCGCCGCCGAACTCGCGGCGGCTTCCGCGGCGGTCGCCGACCCGTGCTGGCGTCTGCCGCTGTGGCCGCCCTACGACGACATGCTGAAGTCGAAGATCGCCGACGTGAACCACATCTCCGGCGGCTCCTACGCCGGCTCGATCACCGCGGCGCTGTTCCTCGGCCGCTTCGTCGAGAAGGCGCGGACCTGGCTGCACGCCGACATCTTCGCCTGGACGCCGAGCGCGAAGCCGGCGAGCCCGGAGGGCGGCGAGGCGCAGGTGATCCGCGCGCTCTACGCGGTGCTGGCGGCCCGCTACGGCCGGCGCTGA
- a CDS encoding LysR substrate-binding domain-containing protein: MEIKWLEDFVSLANTRSFSKSAVERHVTQSAFSRRIQQLEQWLGVPLVDRSTYPTTLTAEGRRFRETAEEVLRLIYVERSQLRSGRAQGQGAITISTLHTLSISFFPGWLKRVEEGFGPINARLITDNFHDSIRVFAEGDCDFLLTYEHPRIPVLLDPERFPSLDLGGDRMIPVSAPLDDGRPRHQLPGAKDRPVPFLAYAPETFLGKLVSVMVAEQGDGLNLAHIYENPMAEALKVMAMTGRGVAWLPESAVKTELAAGTLTVVGAAATIDMRIKIYRSMEKVRPTVERLWKYLRERTPVAAVA, from the coding sequence TTGGAGATCAAGTGGCTCGAGGACTTCGTCAGCCTCGCCAACACGCGCAGCTTCTCGAAGTCCGCGGTCGAACGTCACGTCACCCAGTCGGCCTTCAGCCGCCGGATCCAGCAGCTGGAACAATGGCTCGGCGTGCCGCTCGTCGACCGCTCGACCTATCCGACCACGCTGACCGCCGAGGGCCGGCGCTTCCGCGAGACCGCCGAGGAGGTGCTGCGGCTGATCTACGTCGAGCGCTCGCAGTTGCGCTCCGGCCGCGCCCAGGGCCAGGGTGCGATCACGATCTCGACGCTGCACACGCTGTCGATCAGCTTCTTTCCCGGCTGGCTGAAGCGCGTCGAGGAGGGTTTCGGCCCGATCAACGCCCGGCTGATCACCGACAACTTCCACGATTCGATCCGGGTGTTCGCCGAGGGCGACTGCGACTTCCTGCTCACCTACGAGCACCCGCGCATCCCGGTCCTGCTCGATCCCGAGCGCTTCCCCTCGCTCGACCTCGGCGGCGACCGGATGATCCCGGTGTCGGCCCCGCTCGACGACGGCCGGCCGCGCCACCAGCTGCCCGGTGCGAAGGACCGGCCGGTGCCCTTCCTCGCCTATGCGCCCGAGACCTTCCTCGGCAAGCTGGTCTCGGTGATGGTGGCCGAGCAGGGCGACGGGCTCAACCTCGCCCACATCTACGAGAACCCGATGGCCGAGGCGCTGAAGGTGATGGCGATGACCGGGCGCGGCGTCGCGTGGCTGCCGGAATCGGCGGTGAAGACCGAACTCGCCGCCGGCACGCTGACCGTGGTCGGCGCCGCCGCCACCATCGACATGCGGATCAAGATCTACCGCTCGATGGAGAAGGTGCGCCCCACCGTCGAACGGCTGTGGAAATACCTGCGCGAGCGCACGCCCGTCGCCGCCGTGGCGTGA
- a CDS encoding OmpA family protein, translating into MRSHKAGWLAGAVIPALVLTTPGAMPARAAEPAAIVVAQADGPTPEELLLQRKKREQQGDGAGQGRNDGGERPAGKPRKNDDAGPAEQQRPRKNQGGEGQAEPQRPRKPAADQGAEQPRPPKGQRNDGNGGAEQQRPRKNQGDQPGADQRRPRKPAANEDAAPRPPKGQRNDGNGDTGAEQQRPRKKQGAEPGADRTDVPGRVDGNGPRATGDDGAAPQRPRKNQGAEPGADRSDVPGRIDGNGPRPVGDQNDGQGGGEQRPKDRPGAGDQGAAPGGGRNDGPAPRPGDDRPAPRPGGKPAIERPADDGSVPGGAPDGSALDGGPNRDRLRDELRGGNDRRPNVDPGPGDARPGPDRRPGEDVGPGRDGRWSGEDLRNEDIGRIREERRTRRVDGLDVITEPGGRTILRDDRRVIIRNDELDRLEDFGQVRRERRGDDYVTIVERPGGVRIVTITDIDGHVIRRVRRMPDGREYVLFVNRPDLRDRYDVDVIVNLPPPPIDIPRDEYVVEADRVPPQVIYDTFAAPPVVQVDRRYSLEQVVNSPSVLERVRRVDLDTITFDTGSWKVAESEIGALDAVAKAINDLLAKNPNEVFLIEGHTDAVGSDIDNLSLSDRRAEEVAYLLTEYYKVPPENLTTKGYGESQLKVATDGPARENRRVTMRRITPLLETSEAN; encoded by the coding sequence ATGAGAAGCCACAAGGCCGGTTGGCTCGCCGGAGCCGTGATCCCCGCCCTCGTCCTGACGACGCCGGGCGCGATGCCCGCGCGTGCGGCCGAGCCCGCCGCGATCGTCGTCGCCCAGGCCGACGGCCCGACGCCCGAGGAGTTGCTGCTGCAGCGCAAGAAGCGCGAGCAGCAGGGCGACGGCGCCGGCCAGGGCCGCAACGACGGCGGCGAGCGTCCCGCCGGCAAGCCGCGCAAGAACGACGACGCCGGCCCGGCGGAGCAGCAGCGTCCGCGCAAGAACCAGGGCGGCGAGGGGCAGGCCGAACCGCAGCGTCCGCGCAAGCCCGCCGCCGACCAGGGGGCGGAACAGCCGCGCCCGCCCAAGGGCCAGCGCAACGACGGCAACGGCGGTGCGGAGCAGCAGCGTCCGCGCAAGAACCAGGGCGACCAGCCGGGTGCCGACCAGCGGCGTCCGCGCAAGCCCGCTGCGAACGAAGACGCCGCGCCGCGCCCGCCCAAGGGCCAGCGCAACGACGGCAACGGGGATACCGGCGCCGAGCAGCAGCGCCCGCGCAAGAAGCAGGGCGCGGAACCCGGCGCCGACCGCACCGACGTGCCCGGCCGCGTCGACGGCAACGGCCCGCGCGCGACCGGCGACGACGGCGCCGCGCCGCAGCGCCCGCGCAAGAACCAGGGTGCCGAGCCCGGCGCCGACCGCAGCGACGTGCCGGGCCGCATCGACGGCAACGGCCCGCGTCCGGTCGGCGACCAGAACGACGGCCAGGGCGGCGGCGAGCAGCGTCCGAAGGACCGTCCGGGCGCCGGCGATCAGGGTGCCGCCCCCGGCGGCGGGCGCAACGACGGCCCGGCCCCGCGCCCCGGCGACGACCGTCCCGCGCCCCGCCCCGGCGGCAAGCCGGCGATCGAGCGGCCCGCCGACGACGGCTCGGTGCCCGGTGGTGCGCCCGACGGCTCCGCCCTCGACGGCGGCCCGAACCGCGACCGGCTGCGCGACGAGCTGCGCGGCGGCAACGACCGCCGTCCGAACGTCGATCCCGGCCCCGGCGACGCCCGCCCCGGCCCCGACCGTCGCCCCGGCGAGGACGTCGGCCCCGGCCGCGACGGCCGGTGGAGCGGCGAGGACCTGCGGAACGAGGACATCGGCCGGATCCGCGAGGAGCGCCGGACCCGCCGCGTCGACGGGCTCGACGTCATCACCGAGCCCGGCGGCCGGACGATTCTGCGCGACGATCGCCGCGTCATCATCCGCAACGACGAACTCGACCGGCTCGAGGACTTCGGACAGGTGCGCCGCGAGCGCCGCGGCGACGACTACGTCACGATCGTCGAACGCCCCGGCGGCGTCCGGATCGTCACGATCACCGACATCGACGGCCACGTCATCCGCCGCGTCCGCCGCATGCCCGACGGCCGCGAATACGTGCTGTTCGTCAACCGGCCGGACCTGCGCGACCGCTACGACGTCGACGTGATCGTGAACCTGCCGCCGCCGCCGATCGACATCCCGCGCGACGAATACGTCGTCGAGGCCGACCGGGTGCCGCCGCAGGTGATCTACGACACCTTCGCGGCCCCGCCGGTGGTGCAGGTCGACCGCCGCTACAGCCTCGAGCAGGTCGTCAACAGCCCGAGCGTGCTGGAGCGCGTCCGCCGCGTCGACCTCGACACCATCACCTTCGACACCGGTTCGTGGAAGGTGGCGGAGAGCGAGATCGGCGCGCTCGACGCGGTCGCCAAGGCGATCAACGACCTCCTCGCGAAGAACCCCAACGAGGTGTTCCTGATCGAGGGCCACACCGACGCCGTCGGCTCGGACATCGACAATCTCTCGCTGTCCGACCGCCGCGCCGAGGAGGTCGCCTATCTCCTGACCGAGTACTACAAGGTGCCGCCGGAGAACCTGACCACCAAGGGCTACGGCGAGAGCCAGCTCAAGGTTGCGACCGATGGTCCCGCCCGCGAGAACCGCCGCGTCACCATGCGCCGGATCACGCCGCTGCTCGAGACCAGCGAGGCGAACTGA
- a CDS encoding heme-degrading domain-containing protein: MTVDAALLAELLDQERRLVFPAFDNDTAIALGLALVDTARARGLAVTVDVARAGQQLFHAALPGTVADYDHWIARKNAVVMRFGHSSYYMGRAAAAAGESFHERFLVDPLAFAAHGGAFPIRVAGTGLVGTATVSGLPQEDDHALVVEVIAAFLARPGL; this comes from the coding sequence ATGACCGTGGACGCCGCCCTCCTCGCCGAACTCCTCGACCAGGAGCGCCGCCTCGTTTTCCCGGCCTTCGACAACGACACCGCGATCGCCCTCGGCCTCGCGCTGGTCGACACCGCGCGCGCCCGCGGCCTCGCCGTCACGGTCGACGTCGCCCGCGCCGGCCAGCAGCTGTTCCACGCCGCCCTGCCCGGCACCGTCGCCGACTACGACCACTGGATCGCCCGCAAGAACGCCGTTGTTATGCGCTTCGGCCACTCGTCCTACTACATGGGCCGCGCGGCCGCCGCGGCCGGCGAGTCGTTCCACGAGCGCTTCCTGGTCGATCCCCTCGCCTTCGCCGCCCACGGCGGCGCCTTCCCGATCCGGGTCGCCGGCACCGGCCTCGTCGGCACCGCCACCGTCTCCGGCCTGCCGCAGGAGGACGACCACGCGCTGGTCGTCGAGGTGATCGCCGCCTTCCTCGCCCGCCCGGGACTATGA